A stretch of the Malus domestica chromosome 08, GDT2T_hap1 genome encodes the following:
- the LOC103441308 gene encoding casein kinase 1-like protein 3 produces MERVVAEKYKLGRKIGSGSFGELYLATHIETGENLAAKIENNKTKHPQLLYEAKLYKILQGGSGIASIRWAGFDKDDNVLVIDLLGPSLEDLFVYCGRRFSLKTVLMLADQMITRIEYVHSKGFLHRDIKPDNFLMGLGRKANQVYVIDFGLAKRFRDQNTHRHIPYRENRSLTGTARYASCNTHLGIDQSRRDDLESLGYVLLYFLRGSLPWQGLKAATKKQKYDKICEKKLSTPIEALCKSHPVEFASYFHYCHSLTFDQRPDYAFLKRLFRDLFSREGYEFDYIFDWTILKYQQAQQTRTQGQSSKPQPPVVVHGREVPSGQAVPMRLKGDVSRSAELTERERPSNHAHPDVHMQYRSSTTQNSGANNPVEKHNVSNAPMPPTVFTLRRHFQKPEGPAENANLGRRVGNQNGASSSWMPSVNQISSAK; encoded by the exons ATGGAGAGGGTCGTCGCAGAGAAGTACAAATTAGGTCGCAAAATTGGGAGCGGCTCGTTCGGTGAATTGTATCTTG CAACGCATATAGAGACTGGCGAGAATTTGGCGGCCAAGATT GAAAATAACAAGACAAAACATCCGCAACTTTTGTACGAGGCAAAGCTTTATAAAATTCTGCAGGGAGGAA GTGGTATTGCAAGCATAAGATGGGCGGGATTTGATAAGGACGATAATGTTCTCGTCATCGACTTGCTGGGACCGAGTCTTGAAGACCTCTTTGTGTACTGTGGGAGGAGGTTTTCACTGAAGACAGTCTTAATGTTGGCAGATCAGATG ATTACCAGAATAGAATATGTACATTCTAAAGGGTTTCTTCATAGAGACATCAAACCAGACAACTTCCTAATGGGTCTTGGCAGGAAAGCAAATCAA GTTTACGTTATTGATTTTGGACTTGCAAAAAGATTTCGGGACCAAAATACACACCGGCATATTCCGTACAG AGAGAACAGAAGCTTAACAGGAACTGCACGCTATGCTAGTTGCAATACCCATTTGGGAATAG ATCAGAGTCGCCGGGATGATTTGGAGTCACTTGGATATGTTCTTCTGTACTTCTTAAGAGGAAG CCTTCCTTGGCAGGGTCTAAAAGCTGCAACAAAGAAGCAAAAATATGATAAGATTTGTGAGAAGAAGTTATCAACTCCCATTGAG GCCCTATGTAAGTCACATCCTGTGGAGTTTGCCTCGTACTTCCATTATTGCCACTCTTTAACATTTGATCAACGCCCGGATTATGCATTCTTGAAGCGCTTGTTTCGTGACTTGTTTAGCCGTGAAG GATACGAGTTTGACTATATATTTGACTGGACAATTCTAAAATATCAGCAGGCACAGCAGACAAGGACTCAGGGTCAATCATCT AAACCGCAGCCACCTGTAGTAGTCCACGGTCGAGAAGTTCCTAGTGGTCAAGCAGTACCAATGAGGCTTAAAG GCGATGTTTCTAGATCAGCTGAGCTCACAGAACGAGAGCGGCCAAGCAATCATGCGCATCCAGATGTTCATATGCAATATAGATCCTCAACAACCCAGAATTCGGGTGCTAATAATCCTGTTGAGAAACAC AATGTGAGCAATGCACCTATGCCACCTACTGTATTTACTCTCAGAAGACATTTTCAAAAACCAGAGGGGCCGGCTGAAAATGCAAACTTAGGCCGTAGAGTTGGGAATCAAAATGGTGCTTCAAGCAGTTGGATGCCGTCAGTAAACCAAATTTCTTCAGCAAAGTAA